The Oncorhynchus kisutch isolate 150728-3 linkage group LG14, Okis_V2, whole genome shotgun sequence genomic sequence CTTATGACAAGTCTTACAATGAATTATAAccgcatcataatgcattatacctgTCAAGTCTAAGGTGTTACCGAGCTGTTCAGTTCAGGAGGGTGCCGTACAGCTGGGCCTTGGTAAGACTGTCCTTCCTGTTAAGTCCTGTTCCTGTGCTTCCAAATTTTTGGTGGTGCTGAGAACTCTTCCTGGGAACAGCTAGGCTTAGGCTGggcctcactctctccctctggtaGTGTTGCTGCTGCAGACCGGGGGCTTCCAGGGAGCTTTGGTGGTCTAAGGACTCGGCAAAGCTGTTGGGGCTCGCATCCACATGTTCCTTGTTCATGGTCCCCCGTGCCGCTCCAGCTGTCCCGCTCTCCTTGTCCTTCAAGCTTCCTGAGAGGAACTGGCTGCACTCTGAGTCCTGGCTGTCCTCCTTGGCTCTGTAAAGGGGATGGTGCCTGCCCCGCAGGCCCATGCTGGGGTGTTTGGGACTGGGTGAGAGTCCGCCACCACCGACGGCAGCGGCCAAGCACTGGTCCAGCACATGGCTGTGGAGAGAGACGTTCGCGTCCCCCTCCTGGAAGGTGAAGTGCTGCTCAGAAAAGCTGTAGGGAGACATGCCCGGATTGCAGTTGTAGGAGTACGAGTTGATGTCCTCTACACTCAGCTGCCTCCAGCTTCCAGACAGTTCTTCTTCGGTGGGGACACCTATGCTGGCCTGGCTGTCCGAGCGCTCCACCGCCCGGGGTCCTCCTCCACCCTGGGCCGAGCCCTGGCTGTGCAACGATGCTAGGTGGGGCGAGTGGTATGGCTCACTGTAGCTGCAGGACGGCGTGTGCACGTACGCTGGCGAAGAGCCGCCACCGCCTTTCGCCGGGTTGGGGGAAGGCAGCATCGCCATGTGCTGGAAGCTGTGGGACTTGGGGAAGAGGCTGAGGCTGGGAGGGCTGTCCTTCTCATAAGAAGAGGTGCTCTTGTGTTCAACGTACCCCCCATCCCGCCAGTCCATGTAGAGCGCCTGGTGGGAGGAGGACATGGCGCTGCTGGTGCCGCCGCCGCAgccttcccctcccttctcctcctcggAAGCCTGACTGAAGCTGGAGTAGGAGCTAGAGAGCGGCAAGGAGCCCACAGTAAACTCTCCGTGGAAGGAGGGGGCCCTGTGTTGGGAGAAGTTACCTGAATGGAAGGCCACCTCCTGAGGGTTGGAGTTCTGGGCCTGGAGGAAGAGATCCTTGGGGAGGCCGTGGACCTCTACGCTCTGCCTGCGCTCCTGCCAGCGCCCGGGGCAGTAGAGGGCCGTGTCGCTACAGTACAGGTCGGCAGTCCGGAAGGAGGTACGGCGCTGAAAGATTTCACCGCCCACGCTATTGGTCACGAAGTCATGGTCATGGCCCTCGTCCACCAATGGCTGGGGGCTGGTTGAGTGGGTGACTGGGCAGCTGCTGCCCGGCTCGGGCTTCTCTAGCACCTTGGCGATGACGGCGGTGGGCACAGCATCGGAGTAGGATGAGTGGCACAGTGCCATTGTGACGTCGCATCCGTGCTTCTCTATGTGGGAGCTCACCCGCTCCTGGAAGTCAATGGGCagctggaaagagagagagcgggatggTGAGGAAAATTTctaagagaggaaggaaagaaacCTGGATGGCCAAACAAAGGAAGAAATGGGAGTGAAATTAAGAGATGGATTCAGAAATGACAGCAATCAATAACAAAGGAGGACTACTACTGCTCTAACAAAGTAATGTTTTAACTATTTAACCAGCATAACTTTTTCTACAACAAAGCATTCCTAAAAATAGACTGCATATAGATTCATACAATGCTGACGACCACTATCAAAACTCCCCATACATATTCACAACCACGCCATTATCGAATGCTTGCCACATCCGCACAGCTGTTTTTGTCAATGCTGTTCCCTAGACTCCAGTCTAGAGTTTGAGTTTGGAGAAGTAAATTATTATTGTGTGTTTACTCAGGCCAGCTCGGACACCCGTTGGGACCCTCTAATGAACTTGTCAGAACTTTGCCGACCACAACCCCTCCGTTACTGTGATTTGGCCCTTCTTTTTCTAATTTCTCAGTTTACAATCGCTAAGTTGTAGGATACACACATCCGCATGGACAGAGGTACATCAAGACACACACTTTCATCAACCCTCACTTGTACAATGCCTTTGAACTATtcatgccccttgacttattccacattttgttgtcacagcctgaattcaaaatgttttaattttttttttataaattgttCCCACCCATCAACACATAATACACCACACCAAaggtttgcacatttattgaaaattaaatccCCAAATATatcatttacattagtattcgcACCCCTGAGTgagtactttgtagaagcacctttggcagagattactgCGGTCTCTCTTTCTGGGCTTTACCcatctggattgtgcaacatttgcccactaTTCTTTAAAatgttcaagctctgtcaaattggttgttcatCGTTGCTAGACAACCAATCAATTCTTGCTGTAGATTAAAGTTGAAAATGTAACttagccactcaggaacatttaactgtcttcttgataagcaactccagtgtagatttggccttgtgtttaggtTATTGCCctcctgaaaggtgaattcatctcccagtgtttggtggaaagcagactgaaccagattttcctctaggattttgcctgtgcttagatcCATTCcgttaattttttttaaacaattaacatcatacccataacatgatgcaacctcCACTATCctaaaaatatggagagtggtttAATAACTTCAAAATGCTctaaaagggatattcaatgtctgcttattTTTTGGGCCATCTACAAATATGTGCCCTTTTTGgataacctccctggtctttgtggttgagctGTGTTTGAAATGAAATGCTcaactgagggatcttacagatgtgtggagtacagagatgtgGTAGTCAATTTTTTAAAAATGATGTATTTAggctcctgaacgtatttagg encodes the following:
- the LOC109878133 gene encoding brain-enriched guanylate kinase-associated protein-like — protein: MVESEFDSTRQYLETELRRAQEELEKFTDKLRRIQSSYAAQQRINQDLEDKVHRTSQHHEDEKRALSREIITLNNHLLEAKITIEKLRGDNDLYRKDCNLAAQLLQCSKSHHRAHKLSELPIDFQERVSSHIEKHGCDVTMALCHSSYSDAVPTAVIAKVLEKPEPGSSCPVTHSTSPQPLVDEGHDHDFVTNSVGGEIFQRRTSFRTADLYCSDTALYCPGRWQERRQSVEVHGLPKDLFLQAQNSNPQEVAFHSGNFSQHRAPSFHGEFTVGSLPLSSSYSSFSQASEEEKGGEGCGGGTSSAMSSSHQALYMDWRDGGYVEHKSTSSYEKDSPPSLSLFPKSHSFQHMAMLPSPNPAKGGGGSSPAYVHTPSCSYSEPYHSPHLASLHSQGSAQGGGGPRAVERSDSQASIGVPTEEELSGSWRQLSVEDINSYSYNCNPGMSPYSFSEQHFTFQEGDANVSLHSHVLDQCLAAAVGGGGLSPSPKHPSMGLRGRHHPLYRAKEDSQDSECSQFLSGSLKDKESGTAGAARGTMNKEHVDASPNSFAESLDHQSSLEAPGLQQQHYQRERVRPSLSLAVPRKSSQHHQKFGSTGTGLNRKDSLTKAQLYGTLLN